A part of Primulina eburnea isolate SZY01 chromosome 10, ASM2296580v1, whole genome shotgun sequence genomic DNA contains:
- the LOC140842456 gene encoding transcription repressor OFP1-like, whose protein sequence is MGNYRFRLSDLIPNSWFYKLKETNKARKNQQKSSSSPSSFAVAEPKTHLSNHRKSYHFTRDLTLSSNSPLKPRISYRQCSPVEPPRRSSRRRRRSTKRVRPPQRFHTSSVSADSSCRASLESAWTKPPVEPPSPRDIDQTLSSDYDSISPEYGSDRGLTPDTFDGMLSCSTSCRCSVDNDTVSEHDHLPPIITKKLQEPTKIPRPSADFSERSAYGSLSVKVMKEDFSSTASTTSSSKDHQNKRITSLVGRNSPKALSPGLRLRTNSPRIGNLRIQARKNTSISSNPSSGSRRSVSNSFAVMKSSKDPRRDFRESMVEMIVENNIRASRDLEELLACYLSLNSDEYHDLIINVFKQIWFEFLHVRLK, encoded by the coding sequence ATGGGCAATTACAGGTTCAGATTGTCTGACTTGATACCAAACTCCTGGTTTTACAAGCTTAAGGAGACTAACAAAGCCAGAAAAAATCAGCAGAAATCATCTTCTTCTCCATCATCTTTCGCAGTTGCAGAGCCCAAAACACATCTTTCTAACCACAGAAAATCTTACCATTTCACAAGGGACCTCACCCTGAGCTCCAATTCACCTCTCAAACCAAGAATTTCGTACAGACAGTGCTCTCCCGTGGAACCGCCGAGAAGAtcatccagaagaagaagaagaagcacTAAAAGGGTTAGACCGCCACAGAGGTTCCATACTTCCTCAGTTTCCGCTGATTCAAGCTGCCGGGCCTCCCTGGAATCCGCCTGGACTAAGCCTCCGGTAGAACCCCCGAGTCCCCGTGATATTGATCAAACATTATCCTCTGATTACGATTCCATCTCTCCAGAATATGGCTCAGACCGCGGCCTGACCCCCGACACGTTCGACGGCATGCTTTCTTGTTCAACCTCCTGCAGATGCAGCGTCGACAACGACACAGTATCTGAGCACGATCATCTCCCTCCAATCATTACCAAGAAATTACAAGAGCCGACCAAGATTCCAAGACCCTCGGCCGATTTTTCGGAGAGAAGTGCGTACGGGTCCCTGTCTGTTAAGGTAATGAAAGAGGACTTCTCAAGCACTGCCAGTACCACCAGTAGCAGCAAAGATCATCAAAACAAGAGAATTACGAGCCTCGTCGGACGAAATTCGCCGAAAGCATTGTCACCCGGCCTGAGGCTCCGCACGAACTCTCCAAGAATCGGAAACCTACGGATTCAAGCTAGGAAGAACACAAGCATAAGTTCAAATCCAAGCTCGGGTTCACGTCGAAGTGTCTCGAACAGTTTTGCAGTGATGAAATCTTCCAAAGATCCTCGGAGGGATTTCAGAGAATCAATGGTGGAGATGATCGTGGAGAACAACATCAGAGCTTCCAGGGATTTGGAAGAGCTTCTGGCTTGTTATCTGTCGTTGAATTCTGATGAGTATCACGACCTCATCATCAATGTTTTCAAGCAAATTTGGTTCGAGTTTCTCCATGTTCGTCTCAAGTAA
- the LOC140842459 gene encoding CBL-interacting protein kinase 2-like, whose translation MESKGSVLMKQYEVGKLLGQGTFAKVYHARNLKTNTNVAVKIVDKKKIYKAGMIDQIKREISVMRLVKHPNIVQLYEVMASKNRIFFVMEYVKGGELFNKVAKGKLKEDAARKYYQQLISAVDFCHSRGVYHRDLKPENLLLDENGNLKVSDFGFSALAESKRQDGLLHTTCGTPAYVAPEVINRRGYDGSKADIWSCGVILYVLLAGYLPFHDSNIMEMYRKIGKAEFKFPNWISPDARKLISKILDPGLNTRISISKIMENLWFRKGFQSKIPWADAYSKNSNIETEKKTAIDADATLKADIDSLTSLNAFDLISLSKGFDLSGLFEENDNKRDFRFTSDQPAKNIISRMEDLAKRLKLKIMNKEGGLLKFEGSKSGRKGMLSVDAEIFEIAPDFHLVEMRKASGDTLEFQKMMKQDVRPSLKDIVWTWQGNKPHADPQLELSESQPSQVP comes from the coding sequence ATGGAAAGTAAAGGAAGTGTGTTGATGAAACAGTACGAGGTAGGGAAATTGCTGGGGCAAGGAACCTTTGCAAAGGTTTATCATGCAAGGAACCTCAAAACCAATACGAATGTGGCAGTGAAGATAGTAGACAAAAAGAAGATATACAAGGCTGGGATGATCGATCAAATCAAGCGTGAAATCTCTGTAATGAGACTTGTTAAACACCCCAACATCGTGCAGCTTTACGAGGTAATGGCCAGTAAAAACAGGATATTTTTCGTGATGGAGTATGTTAAAGGAGGTGAACTTTTTAACAAGGTGGCCAAAGGGAAACTGAAAGAAGACGCTGCAAGGAAATATTATCAACAGCTGATTAGTGCTGTAGATTTTTGCCATAGCAGAGGTGTTTATCACCGTGATCTCAAACCCGAGAACCTTCTTTTGGATGAAAATGGGAACTTGAAGGTTTCAGACTTTGGATTCAGTGCCCTTGCAGAATCCAAGCGACAGGATGGATTACTTCACACAACATGTGGGACGCCTGCCTATGTTGCTCCAGAAGTTATTAACAGGAGAGGGTATGATGGATCCAAAGCAGATATCTGGTCATGTGGGGTGATCTTATATGTTCTGTTGGCTGGATATCTCCCTTTCCATGATTCAAATATAATGGAGATGTACAGGAAAATAGGAAAGGCAGAGTTCAAGTTTCCAAACTGGATCTCTCCCGATGCTCGTAAGCTGATCTCCAAAATACTGGATCCCGGTCTAAACACCAGGATATCTATATCCAAGATAATGGAAAATTTGTGGTTTCGTAAAGGATTCCAATCAAAGATCCCATGGGCTGATGCATACTCCAAGAACAGCAATATAGAAACTGAAAAGAAAACCGCCATCGATGCCGATGCAACATTGAAGGCAGATATTGATAGTCTCACTTCCTTGAATGCCTTTGATTTAATCTCCCTTTCGAAAGGTTTTGATTTGTCGGGCTTATTTGAGGAAAATGATAACAAGAGAGATTTCAGGTTTACGTCCGATCAACccgccaagaacatcatatcaaGGATGGAGGATTTGGCCAAACGGTTGAAGCTGAAGATTATGAATAAGGAGGGAGGATTACTAAAATTTGAAGGATCTAAATCCGGAAGAAAAGGGATGCTGTCTGTTGATGCAGAAATTTTTGAGATTGCACCAGATTTTCATTTAGTTGAGATGAGGAAGGCCAGCGGAGACACCTTGGAGTTTCAGAAGATGATGAAGCAGGACGTTAGGCCATCCCTGAAAGACATTGTTTGGACATGGCAGGGCAACAAGCCTCATGCGGATCCGCAACTAGAGCTATCAGAGTCACAGCCATCCCAAGTCCCGTAG
- the LOC140842460 gene encoding uncharacterized protein, with protein sequence MTYHAVSMDARVLIFLVIVSSWCSYAREHHFARESALVSDLRSLEDAQFMEEFRKNDLCTLCKKLASDALKYLAENKTRTEIISILHQACTKIHPFEKECIVLVDFYAPLLLSEVSSMKPTDLCQKTDLCK encoded by the exons ATGACATATCATGCAGTGAG CATGGACGCTAGGGTGCTCATATTTTTAGTCATAGTGAGCAGCTGGTGCTCTTATGCTAGAGAGCACCATTTTGCTAGAGAAAGTGCACTTGTTTCAG ATCTGCGGTCACTGGAAGACGCTCAATTTATGGAAGAATTCAGAAAGAATGATCTATGTACTTTGTGCAAAAAATTAGCTTCTGATGCCCTTAAATATCTAGCGGAGAACAAAACTCGAACAGAGATCATCAGTATACTTCACCAAGCTTGCACTAAAATACATCCATTTGAGAAGGAG TGCATAGTGTTGGTGGACTTCTATGCCCCTTTACTACTGTCAGAGGTTTCCTCAATGAAACCTACAGATTTATGCCAAAAAACCGACCTTTGCAAATAA
- the LOC140842457 gene encoding WEB family protein At2g38370-like isoform X1 produces the protein MAKESLENLELVPEMNPETEVGSERAEIDTSAPFESVKEAASRFGGMAFWKPISPKSASEVACNDNQMVDIVKVEEQAAQMERKLITKERETLDVLKELETTKLIIKELKLKLQKEASQVNVAVNENSQNNSMSFDVETADKENLERNMSEHPDENGNSGLAASAAPGIILMELKQAKMNLTRTTSDLSDIRAMVNLYHKKIETERMLLEKTRQRLSSNTAKISFLEDELNQTKRKLEMSYDSEVQGGHPSDVVTRELQRLSLETEQFKNVGNIERSEVLRALSEIEQTKDAIKTAQIKLVAAKTMKEAARASEAVALAEIKALSSASEQKSEGVTLTFEEYSTLISRARDAKKACQDMEADAMLRVDEANLSNSHILKKVEEATEEVKMSKKALEEALSRVEAANRGKLVVEEALRKWRSDRGQNRSSVHNSTKFKNSHSSLHCKESHMLDVNYPNRVDDDELKPVLKPTLSIGQILSRKLLLTEECEYGVRAERNTGKRRVSLGQILSSKYNSDPRDVEKAAAGKKKNGLPAKRKKFSFGRITLLMSKQSKKMKKKQSAISMCRSS, from the exons aTGGCCAAGGAAAGTTTGGAAAATCTTGAGCTGGTTCCGGAGATGAACCCTGAGACAGAAGTCGGTTCTGAGAGGGCTGAAATCGACACGTCTGCGCCGTTCGAGTCGGTGAAAGAGGCGGCGAGCCGGTTTGGAGGGATGGCATTCTGGAAACCCATTTCCCCAAAGAGTGCATCCGAGGTTGCATGT AATGATAATCAGATGGTTGACATTGTCAAAGTGGAGGAACAGGCGGCACAAATGGAAAGAAAACTGATTACTAAGGAGAGGGAGACACTTGATGTTTTAAAGGAGTTGGAAACAACTAAATTGATCATTAAAGAATTAAAGTTGAAGCTGCAGAAAGAGGCTTCTCAAGTTAATGTCGCCGTGAACGAAAATTCGCAGAATAACAGCATGAGTTTTGATGTTGAAACAGCAGATAAGGAAAATCTGGAAAGAAATATGAGTGAGCATCCCGACGAAAATGGTAATTCGGGCCTGGCTGCCTCTGCAGCCCCTGGGATCATTCTAATGGAGCTGAAACAGGCTAAGATGAACTTAACAAGGACTACTTCTGATCTTTCAGATATTCGAGCCATGGTTAATTTGTACCACAAGAAAATTGAGACAGAAAGAATGTTGCTTGAGAAGACTCGTCAAAGATTGTCTTCTAATACCGCCAAAATTTCATTTCTAGAGGATGAGCTAAACCAAACAAAACGGAAGCTTGAGATGTCTTATGATTCTGAAGTCCAAGGTGGTCATCCGTCAGATGTTGTCACAAGGGAGCTTCAGAGGCTAAGTTTGGAGACCGAACAATTTAAGAATGTTGGAAACATTGAAAGATCAGAAGTTTTGAGAGCATTGTCTGAGATTGAACAGACAAAAGATGCGATTAAGACAGCTCAGATCAAGTTGGTTGCTGCTAAAACCATGAAGGAAGCAGCCAGAGCTTCTGAAGCTGTGGCTCTTGCAGAAATCAAAGCTCTATCCAGTGCTTCTGAACAAAAATCTGAAGGGGTGACACTGACATTTGAGGAATACTCAACCTTGATCTCTAGAGCTCGAGATGCAAAGAAAGCTTGTCAGGATATGGAAGCGGATGCAATGCTTAGAGTTGATGAAGCAAATCTATCAAACTCGCATATCTTAAAAAAGGTGGAAGAAGCAACTGAAGAAGTTAAAATGAGCAAAAAGGCCCTGGAAGAAGCATTAAGCAGGGTGGAAGCGGCAAATAGAGGTAAACTGGTTGTGGAAGAGGCCCTTCGTAAATGGAGATCAGATCGTGGTCAGAATCGAAGTTCTGTTCATAACTCTACTAAATTTAAGAACTCCCATTCATCCCTCCACTGTAAAGAATCTCACATGCTGGACGTAAACTATCCGAATCGTGTGGATGATGATGAGCTAAAACCAGTCCTGAAGCCAACTCTGTCAATCGGGCAAATATTGAGCAGGAAACTGCTTCTAACGGAAGAGTGCGAATATGGGGTGCGAGCAGAAAGGAACACGGGGAAGCGCAGAGTGTCACTGGGACAAATTCTTAGCAGTAAATATAATTCTGATCCACGCGATGTTGAGAAAGCAGCAGCTGGTAAAAAGAAGAACGGACTTCCTGCGAAGAGAAAGAAGTTCAGTTTTGGTCGTATCACCCTCCTCATGTCAAAGCAAAGTAAAAAGATGAAGAAGAAACAAAGTGCAATCTCGATGTGTCGCAGCTCGTAA
- the LOC140842457 gene encoding WEB family protein At2g38370-like isoform X2 — protein sequence MAKESLENLELVPEMNPETEVGSERAEIDTSAPFESVKEAASRFGGMAFWKPISPKSASENDNQMVDIVKVEEQAAQMERKLITKERETLDVLKELETTKLIIKELKLKLQKEASQVNVAVNENSQNNSMSFDVETADKENLERNMSEHPDENGNSGLAASAAPGIILMELKQAKMNLTRTTSDLSDIRAMVNLYHKKIETERMLLEKTRQRLSSNTAKISFLEDELNQTKRKLEMSYDSEVQGGHPSDVVTRELQRLSLETEQFKNVGNIERSEVLRALSEIEQTKDAIKTAQIKLVAAKTMKEAARASEAVALAEIKALSSASEQKSEGVTLTFEEYSTLISRARDAKKACQDMEADAMLRVDEANLSNSHILKKVEEATEEVKMSKKALEEALSRVEAANRGKLVVEEALRKWRSDRGQNRSSVHNSTKFKNSHSSLHCKESHMLDVNYPNRVDDDELKPVLKPTLSIGQILSRKLLLTEECEYGVRAERNTGKRRVSLGQILSSKYNSDPRDVEKAAAGKKKNGLPAKRKKFSFGRITLLMSKQSKKMKKKQSAISMCRSS from the exons aTGGCCAAGGAAAGTTTGGAAAATCTTGAGCTGGTTCCGGAGATGAACCCTGAGACAGAAGTCGGTTCTGAGAGGGCTGAAATCGACACGTCTGCGCCGTTCGAGTCGGTGAAAGAGGCGGCGAGCCGGTTTGGAGGGATGGCATTCTGGAAACCCATTTCCCCAAAGAGTGCATCCGAG AATGATAATCAGATGGTTGACATTGTCAAAGTGGAGGAACAGGCGGCACAAATGGAAAGAAAACTGATTACTAAGGAGAGGGAGACACTTGATGTTTTAAAGGAGTTGGAAACAACTAAATTGATCATTAAAGAATTAAAGTTGAAGCTGCAGAAAGAGGCTTCTCAAGTTAATGTCGCCGTGAACGAAAATTCGCAGAATAACAGCATGAGTTTTGATGTTGAAACAGCAGATAAGGAAAATCTGGAAAGAAATATGAGTGAGCATCCCGACGAAAATGGTAATTCGGGCCTGGCTGCCTCTGCAGCCCCTGGGATCATTCTAATGGAGCTGAAACAGGCTAAGATGAACTTAACAAGGACTACTTCTGATCTTTCAGATATTCGAGCCATGGTTAATTTGTACCACAAGAAAATTGAGACAGAAAGAATGTTGCTTGAGAAGACTCGTCAAAGATTGTCTTCTAATACCGCCAAAATTTCATTTCTAGAGGATGAGCTAAACCAAACAAAACGGAAGCTTGAGATGTCTTATGATTCTGAAGTCCAAGGTGGTCATCCGTCAGATGTTGTCACAAGGGAGCTTCAGAGGCTAAGTTTGGAGACCGAACAATTTAAGAATGTTGGAAACATTGAAAGATCAGAAGTTTTGAGAGCATTGTCTGAGATTGAACAGACAAAAGATGCGATTAAGACAGCTCAGATCAAGTTGGTTGCTGCTAAAACCATGAAGGAAGCAGCCAGAGCTTCTGAAGCTGTGGCTCTTGCAGAAATCAAAGCTCTATCCAGTGCTTCTGAACAAAAATCTGAAGGGGTGACACTGACATTTGAGGAATACTCAACCTTGATCTCTAGAGCTCGAGATGCAAAGAAAGCTTGTCAGGATATGGAAGCGGATGCAATGCTTAGAGTTGATGAAGCAAATCTATCAAACTCGCATATCTTAAAAAAGGTGGAAGAAGCAACTGAAGAAGTTAAAATGAGCAAAAAGGCCCTGGAAGAAGCATTAAGCAGGGTGGAAGCGGCAAATAGAGGTAAACTGGTTGTGGAAGAGGCCCTTCGTAAATGGAGATCAGATCGTGGTCAGAATCGAAGTTCTGTTCATAACTCTACTAAATTTAAGAACTCCCATTCATCCCTCCACTGTAAAGAATCTCACATGCTGGACGTAAACTATCCGAATCGTGTGGATGATGATGAGCTAAAACCAGTCCTGAAGCCAACTCTGTCAATCGGGCAAATATTGAGCAGGAAACTGCTTCTAACGGAAGAGTGCGAATATGGGGTGCGAGCAGAAAGGAACACGGGGAAGCGCAGAGTGTCACTGGGACAAATTCTTAGCAGTAAATATAATTCTGATCCACGCGATGTTGAGAAAGCAGCAGCTGGTAAAAAGAAGAACGGACTTCCTGCGAAGAGAAAGAAGTTCAGTTTTGGTCGTATCACCCTCCTCATGTCAAAGCAAAGTAAAAAGATGAAGAAGAAACAAAGTGCAATCTCGATGTGTCGCAGCTCGTAA
- the LOC140842461 gene encoding probable GTP-binding protein OBGM, mitochondrial isoform X1 — translation MWLGSRYALSYLEFAAKFPKSLCRACSYSDIPNKKTKMAPLQERRMIDRFRLWAKGGEGGNGCTSFRRSRHDRHGKPDGGNGGRGGDVILECSAAVWDFSSLQHHNNAKRGGHGASKNLIGCRGSDKIVQVPLGTVIHLLEGEISSLAEKDSSIVLDPWDIPGMLDTGSSVSSRPPLAGITRKLDKTDIIVEDAAYSSKGIFKEPICTSKSEIFPQFSTSTDKLRNQPDIHEAYSECKDLGGEINMSGSDCEEDFAEKQEIQYNVAELTYPGQQIIVARGGEGGLGNSFSAKGSKMCRDTNLNTEVSDDDVGSQLNLGFHGSEVLLLLELKSIGDVGLIGMPNAGKSTLLGAMSRAKPTVGHYAFTTLRPNLGKLNYDDISITVADIPGLIRGAHENRGLGHAFLRHIERTRVLAYVVDLAAALNGRKGIPPWEQLKDLLLELEFYQEGLSDRPSIVVANKIDEDGAEAVYEELKQRVSGVQIFPVCAVLEEGIGELKSGLKMLVNGQDSSRLKINNIVFG, via the exons ATGTGGTTAGGCAGTAGGTATGCACTTTCATATTTGGAGTTTGCTGCAAAATTCCCTAAATCACTATGCCGAGCCTGTTCATATTCAGATATTCCGAACAAGAAAACAAAAATGGCTCCATTACAG GAGCGGAGAATGATAGACAGGTTCAGACTATGGGCTAAAGGAGGTGAAGGTGGCAATGGTTGCACCAGCTTTCGTCGTAGTCGTCATGATCGTCATGGAAAACCTGATG GTGGCAATGGAGGAAGAGGTGGAGACGTGATTCTAGAATGTTCTGCAGCAGTATGGGACTTCAGCAGTCTGCAACATCATAAT AATGCAAAGCGAGGGGGACATGGAGCCTCAAAAAATCTGATAGGATGTCGAGGATCAGACAAG ATTGTTCAGGTACCTCTTGGCACAGTCATTCATCTTCTTGAGGGCGAAATTTCTTCTTTAGCTGAGAAGGATTCATCCATAGTATTGGATCCTTGGGACATTCCGGGGATGCTTGATACAGGTTCATCTGTATCTTCTCGGCCACCTCTCGCTGGCATAACTAGAAAGTTGGATAAGACCGACATTATTGTTGAGGATGCAGCTTATTCGAGCAAAGGGATCTTCAAAGAACCAATTTGCACctcaaaatctgaaatttttccTCAATTTTCTACTTCCACAGACAAATTAAGAAATCAACCCGATATACATGAAGCATATAGTGAGTGCAAGGATTTGGGTGGTGAAATAAATATGTCTGGATCTGATTGTGAGGAAGATTTTGCTGAAAAACAAGAAATTCAATATAATGTTGCAGAATTAACATATCCTGGCCAACAAATAATTGTGGCTCGGGGAGGGGAAGGCGGCTTGGGGAACTCATTTTCCGCAAAAGGTTCAAAGATGTGCAGAGATACCAACTTAAACACTGAAGTTTCTGATGATGACGTCGGTTCGCAACTCAATCTTGGCTTTCATGGTTCAGAGGTCCTGCTTTTGTTAGAACTCAAGAGTATCGGAGATGTTGGCCTAATAGGAATGCCCAATGCCGGTAAAAGCACACTTCTTGGTGCTATGTCGAGAGCTAAACCTACGGTAGGCCATTATGCTTTCACTACCTTGAGGCCCAACTTAGGTAAACTAAACTATGACGACATTTCCATCACCGTGGCTGACATCCCTGGTCTTATCCGGGGAGCACACGAAAATCGTGGCCTTGGACACGCTTTCTTACGTCACATAGAACGCACCCGAGTCTTGGCTTATGTGGTGGACTTGGCTGCTGCATTAAATGGTAGAAAGGGCATACCTCCTTGGGAACAGCTGAAAGATTTATtgttggagttggagttttaTCAGGAGGGGCTATCGGATCGACCGTCGATAGTTGTGGCAAATAAAATCGATGAAGATGGAGCCGAAGCAGTGTATGAAGAATTAAAACAAAGAGTGAGTGGTGTACAAATTTTTCCAGTTTGCGCTGTTCTTGAAGAAGGTATCGGGGAGCTAAAATCTGGTCTGAAAATGCTTGTGAACGGACAGGACTCGTCGAggttaaaaataaataacattGTTTTTGGTTAG
- the LOC140842461 gene encoding probable GTP-binding protein OBGM, mitochondrial isoform X2: MVAPAFVVVVMIVMENLMSDVHRDVGGNGGRGGDVILECSAAVWDFSSLQHHNNAKRGGHGASKNLIGCRGSDKIVQVPLGTVIHLLEGEISSLAEKDSSIVLDPWDIPGMLDTGSSVSSRPPLAGITRKLDKTDIIVEDAAYSSKGIFKEPICTSKSEIFPQFSTSTDKLRNQPDIHEAYSECKDLGGEINMSGSDCEEDFAEKQEIQYNVAELTYPGQQIIVARGGEGGLGNSFSAKGSKMCRDTNLNTEVSDDDVGSQLNLGFHGSEVLLLLELKSIGDVGLIGMPNAGKSTLLGAMSRAKPTVGHYAFTTLRPNLGKLNYDDISITVADIPGLIRGAHENRGLGHAFLRHIERTRVLAYVVDLAAALNGRKGIPPWEQLKDLLLELEFYQEGLSDRPSIVVANKIDEDGAEAVYEELKQRVSGVQIFPVCAVLEEGIGELKSGLKMLVNGQDSSRLKINNIVFG, translated from the exons ATGGTTGCACCAGCTTTCGTCGTAGTCGTCATGATCGTCATGGAAAACCTGATG TCTGATGTGCACCGTGATGTAGGTGGCAATGGAGGAAGAGGTGGAGACGTGATTCTAGAATGTTCTGCAGCAGTATGGGACTTCAGCAGTCTGCAACATCATAAT AATGCAAAGCGAGGGGGACATGGAGCCTCAAAAAATCTGATAGGATGTCGAGGATCAGACAAG ATTGTTCAGGTACCTCTTGGCACAGTCATTCATCTTCTTGAGGGCGAAATTTCTTCTTTAGCTGAGAAGGATTCATCCATAGTATTGGATCCTTGGGACATTCCGGGGATGCTTGATACAGGTTCATCTGTATCTTCTCGGCCACCTCTCGCTGGCATAACTAGAAAGTTGGATAAGACCGACATTATTGTTGAGGATGCAGCTTATTCGAGCAAAGGGATCTTCAAAGAACCAATTTGCACctcaaaatctgaaatttttccTCAATTTTCTACTTCCACAGACAAATTAAGAAATCAACCCGATATACATGAAGCATATAGTGAGTGCAAGGATTTGGGTGGTGAAATAAATATGTCTGGATCTGATTGTGAGGAAGATTTTGCTGAAAAACAAGAAATTCAATATAATGTTGCAGAATTAACATATCCTGGCCAACAAATAATTGTGGCTCGGGGAGGGGAAGGCGGCTTGGGGAACTCATTTTCCGCAAAAGGTTCAAAGATGTGCAGAGATACCAACTTAAACACTGAAGTTTCTGATGATGACGTCGGTTCGCAACTCAATCTTGGCTTTCATGGTTCAGAGGTCCTGCTTTTGTTAGAACTCAAGAGTATCGGAGATGTTGGCCTAATAGGAATGCCCAATGCCGGTAAAAGCACACTTCTTGGTGCTATGTCGAGAGCTAAACCTACGGTAGGCCATTATGCTTTCACTACCTTGAGGCCCAACTTAGGTAAACTAAACTATGACGACATTTCCATCACCGTGGCTGACATCCCTGGTCTTATCCGGGGAGCACACGAAAATCGTGGCCTTGGACACGCTTTCTTACGTCACATAGAACGCACCCGAGTCTTGGCTTATGTGGTGGACTTGGCTGCTGCATTAAATGGTAGAAAGGGCATACCTCCTTGGGAACAGCTGAAAGATTTATtgttggagttggagttttaTCAGGAGGGGCTATCGGATCGACCGTCGATAGTTGTGGCAAATAAAATCGATGAAGATGGAGCCGAAGCAGTGTATGAAGAATTAAAACAAAGAGTGAGTGGTGTACAAATTTTTCCAGTTTGCGCTGTTCTTGAAGAAGGTATCGGGGAGCTAAAATCTGGTCTGAAAATGCTTGTGAACGGACAGGACTCGTCGAggttaaaaataaataacattGTTTTTGGTTAG